From a region of the Oncorhynchus keta strain PuntledgeMale-10-30-2019 chromosome 13, Oket_V2, whole genome shotgun sequence genome:
- the cep83 gene encoding centrosomal protein of 83 kDa, which translates to MNPSAFAQSGPLHPSLDPGGMVKLGESDMELQKMLIDERMRCENHKTNYRTLKAEHTRLQDEFTRGQGELKRLLSDKQTAHEKLQLLLAELRGEMLDKTRELEELRLQVLTPQRLELLRAQVQQEMEGPVRERFNKLEEETEKYRSEYNKLRYDYTFLKSEFDHQREESARILEEKKIRFDAEVSRLERDREDLIGQYQGTDPSRDGKRVESLLREKAQLHLRLKGLEAEVAELRAQRDNSGQQAENVQRIQVRQFAESQAAAKSLEAERQSLRLQLERLGSELQLSHEQNTQLTGRLHKAEREVNTLTSQVEGMRHSHKLEVANVKLECARSRGEVERERDTLQGQMEGMQSDVEVLKGTVERQKEVLAERERELVRRVQAAREEEFHKTAIVHEEKLVLEDRLAELEQQRALQDAAGHTQKEEWEERLRGAQLGEESARKELQILRTKLQQQGSQLEELQTQKTDNADLRRQNQELGVQLGTLSHAEAELLETNQRLRDTLERAREDLRSARSQAERTQHEAERLVEERRVEWLEEKHKLQERDAELQEKYGQAKEKLQRAALAQKKRKNMTENKEKRYQDRIQLLEAKMAELELQTSSAKKRPSYTEEHALLNRRLKELQRRHSEFRRLLLGNQVTSATGPALMTSTTGTGLGPVLVPESEGPSLHEEQHQRELSLLRRRLEELACTQQQQMEELGQEQGLWPARLSP; encoded by the exons ATGAACCCCTCTGCCTTTGCTCAGTCCGGCCCCCTGCACCCAAGCCTGGACCCTGGGGGGATGGTGAAGCTGGGGGAGTCCGACATGGAGCTGCAGAAGATGCTGATCGATGAGCGGATGAGATGTGAGAACCACAAGACCAACTACCGGACTCTCAAGGCTGAACATACCAG GCTGCAGGATGAGTTTACCCGGGGGCAGGGAGAGCTGAAGCGTCTCCTCAGTGACAAGCAAACCGCCCACGAGAAACTGCAGCTGCTGCTGGCTGAACTCCGCGGTGAGATGCTGGACAAGACCAGGGAGCTGGAGGAGCTACGACTACAG GTGCTGACCCCCCAGCGGTTGGAGCTTTTGAGGGCCCAGGTGCAGCAGGAGATGGAGGGGCCTGTCAGAGAGCGCTTCAACAAACTGGAGGAG GAGACTGAGAAGTACAGGTCTGAGTATAACAAGCTGCGGTACGACTACACCTTCCTGAAGTCTGagtttgaccaccagagagaggagagcgctCGCATACTGGAGGAGAAGAAGATCCGCTTTgatgctgag gtatCACGGctggaaagggacagagaggacctgatTGGCCAGTATCAGGGCACAGACCCGTCTAGAGACGGTAAACGCGTTGAGTCTCTGCTGAGAGAGAAGGCCCAGCTCCACCTGCGTCTGAAGGGCCTGGAGGCTGAGGTGGCTGAGCTCCGGGCCCAGAGGGACAACTCTGGCCAGCAAGCCGAGAACGTGCAGCGCATCCAGGTCCGCCAGTTCGCAGAATCCCAGGCTGCAGCCAAGTCACTGGAG GCAGAGAGGCAGTCACTGCGCCTGCAGTTGGAGCGTCTGGGGAGCGAGTTGCAGCTGAGTCATGAACAGAACACCCAGCTGACCGGCAGACTACACAAGGCTGAGCGAGAGGTCAACACTCTCACCAGCCAG GTGGAGGGCATGAGGCACTCTCACAAGCTGGAGGTGGCCAATGTGAAACTGGAGTGTGCCAGGTCTAGAGGGGAGgtggagcgggagagagacaCACTACAGGGCCAAATGGAAG GTATGCAGTCTGATGTGGAGGTGTTGAAGGGGACggtggagagacagaaggaggtgctggctgagagggagagggaactcGTCCGGAGGGTGCAGGCTGCTCGCGAGGAAGAGTTCCACAAAACAGCTATCGTCCACGAGGAGAA gttggTGCTGGAGGATCGTCTGGCTGAGCTGGAGCAGCAGAGGGCGCTACAGGATGCTGCTGGCCACAcccagaaagaggagtgggaggagcgTCTCCGTGGCGCCCAGCTGGGGGAGGAGTCTGCCCGTAAGGAATTGCAGATCCTAAG GACTAAACTGCAGCAGCAGGGCTCTCAGCTGGAGGAACTGCAGACACAGAAGACAGATAATGCTGATCTGAGACGG CAGAACCAGGAGCTGGGGGTGCAGCTGGGTACGTTGTCCCACGCCGAGGCTGAGCTTCTGGAGACCAACCAGCGTCTGAGGGACACCCTGGAGAGGGCCCGGGAGGACTTGAGGAGCGCCCGCTCACAAGCTGAGCGGACCCAACACGAAGCCGAGAG GTTGGTGGAGGAGCGTCGTGTGGAGTGGTTAGAGGAGAAACACAAACTACAGGAGAGGGATGCAGAGCTGCAGGAGAAGTACGGCCAGGCCAAGGAGAAACTTCAGAGGGCCGCGCTGGCACAGAAAAAG agGAAAAACATGACAGAGAACAAGGAGAAGAGATACCAGGACAGGATCCAACTACTGGAGGCTAAGATGGCAGAGCTGGAGCTCCAGACCAGCTCAGCCAAGAA GCGTCCTTCCTACACCGAAGAGCATGCCCTCCTTAACAGACGACTGAAGGAACTGCAGCGCCGACACAGCGAGTTCCGACGCCTCCTATTGGGCAACCAGGTGACCTCTGCCACAGGCCCTGCCCTCATGACCTCCACCACCGGCACAGGACTTGGCCCGGTCCTCGTACCCGAGTCTGAGGGGCCTAGTCTTCAT gaggagCAGCACCAGAGAGAGTTATCACTGCTGCGTCGGAGGCTGGAGGAGTTAGCCTGTACGCAGCAGCAGCAGATGGAGGAACTGGGACAGGAACAGGGGCTCTGGCCTGCACGACTCTCTCCCTGA